The Candidatus Nitrosymbiomonas proteolyticus genome has a segment encoding these proteins:
- a CDS encoding trehalose and maltose hydrolase yields MLATLDPSDPTPAYLSNGLVGLRIGRNGFGWYGEGGDTGFLLADEYESEGEEKILPVDNPLNFGITVEGKNVGPAPGQPYRQQLDMRVGLLTTAYRTDSGVEVSVETALHPTLRMAATRVTLKNLKGLAGSILLSLTSKGVREAARDPLNALWRLGPSGTQCWVAQSLSGSSQVEPMFVRAGTRVNFSEAEKEVVYELTASVAASQRYPGLMSARGYGIRLADGWDAPTPPLGFEEVRAAAEAHWREAWTTDIVIDGPVEDQQAVRSFLFYLRSSLSPNAPLAPGPFGLSNAAYNGHAFWDADVWVFPALAWVDPEAAAQVAAHRAGMALQARANFLSKRSWGAAFRSMAEKPVPRSLSPLQYPWESSATGLEVSPTETKQQHHITGTVAFGLALAGAIGIAEPQEVDQIIAGARDFYLWRAEEQGSEWEIRSVVSPDEFHTGDNDLYTNLVAQWCVNGGSWEAPPGSPKFKLPRDDKGFLTYDGDPLRSYKQAAAVLAIFPLQYPGAEAEARTMLERFEDKITPNGPAMSDSVHATIWARLGEGDRAYEAWQKSWRRFTGNPLLLFSEKPRTPKTYFLTGAGGCLQTVVHGFLGIRIDSQRDPKASWSAPIKMNRWISARPHLPSAWRSVEFKGLRLLGRRYDLMATHEGISVQEVK; encoded by the coding sequence GTGCTGGCGACCCTTGATCCCTCGGACCCCACGCCCGCCTACCTCTCGAACGGCCTGGTAGGGCTTCGCATCGGGCGAAACGGGTTTGGATGGTATGGCGAGGGCGGTGATACCGGCTTTCTTCTCGCCGACGAATATGAGTCCGAAGGGGAAGAGAAGATTCTGCCGGTCGACAACCCGCTCAACTTCGGCATCACCGTGGAAGGGAAGAATGTCGGGCCTGCGCCCGGCCAACCCTATCGGCAACAGCTCGACATGCGGGTGGGGCTGTTGACGACGGCCTATCGCACCGACTCCGGGGTCGAGGTCTCCGTCGAAACGGCGCTCCATCCGACGCTCCGCATGGCCGCGACCCGCGTTACGCTCAAGAACCTCAAGGGTCTTGCTGGATCGATTCTGCTCAGCCTCACCTCGAAGGGCGTCCGAGAAGCGGCGCGCGATCCGCTGAATGCCCTCTGGAGGCTGGGACCTTCCGGGACGCAGTGCTGGGTCGCGCAGTCGCTTTCGGGGTCCAGTCAAGTGGAGCCGATGTTCGTTCGAGCGGGAACTCGCGTCAACTTCAGCGAGGCGGAGAAGGAGGTCGTCTACGAACTCACCGCGTCTGTGGCCGCGAGCCAGAGATACCCCGGCCTGATGTCGGCGAGGGGCTATGGGATCCGCCTTGCCGACGGCTGGGACGCCCCCACTCCCCCGCTGGGGTTTGAGGAGGTTCGGGCGGCGGCGGAGGCGCACTGGCGGGAAGCCTGGACGACCGATATTGTGATCGACGGTCCGGTGGAAGACCAGCAGGCGGTTCGGTCGTTCCTCTTCTACCTTCGTTCGTCGCTTTCGCCGAACGCGCCGCTCGCGCCGGGGCCATTCGGGCTTTCGAATGCGGCTTACAACGGCCATGCCTTCTGGGACGCGGACGTGTGGGTGTTTCCTGCGCTTGCCTGGGTCGATCCCGAAGCGGCGGCGCAAGTGGCGGCACACCGCGCAGGCATGGCGCTTCAGGCGAGGGCGAACTTCCTCAGCAAGAGGTCCTGGGGAGCGGCGTTTCGATCGATGGCCGAGAAGCCCGTCCCGCGCTCGCTTTCGCCTCTGCAATACCCGTGGGAGTCCTCGGCGACCGGGCTCGAAGTGTCGCCGACCGAGACCAAGCAGCAGCATCACATCACGGGCACGGTGGCCTTTGGGCTGGCGCTGGCAGGGGCCATTGGCATCGCAGAGCCGCAGGAGGTCGATCAGATCATTGCAGGCGCGAGGGACTTCTACCTTTGGAGGGCGGAAGAGCAGGGAAGCGAGTGGGAAATTCGATCGGTGGTCAGCCCCGACGAGTTTCATACCGGCGACAACGACCTATATACGAACCTCGTGGCGCAGTGGTGCGTCAACGGGGGGAGTTGGGAGGCCCCTCCGGGCTCCCCCAAGTTCAAGCTCCCCCGCGACGACAAGGGATTTCTCACCTACGACGGAGACCCCCTGAGGAGCTACAAGCAGGCGGCGGCGGTGCTCGCGATCTTTCCGCTGCAATACCCCGGCGCGGAGGCCGAAGCAAGGACGATGCTCGAACGCTTCGAGGACAAGATCACCCCGAACGGCCCGGCGATGAGCGATTCGGTCCACGCAACGATCTGGGCTCGGCTCGGGGAGGGAGATCGGGCGTATGAGGCCTGGCAAAAAAGCTGGAGACGCTTCACAGGGAATCCACTTTTGCTGTTCAGTGAGAAACCGAGGACCCCAAAGACGTACTTTCTAACAGGGGCCGGCGGATGTCTTCAAACCGTCGTCCACGGATTCCTTGGGATTAGGATAGACTCTCAGAGGGACCCCAAGGCTTCGTGGAGCGCCCCGATCAAAATGAACAGATGGATTTCCGCAAGACCCCACCTTCCTTCAGCGTGGAGGAGCGTCGAGTTCAAAGGGCTCCGGCTGCTGGGGAGGCGCTACGATCTTATGGCGACTCATGAAGGGATTTCCGTCCAAGAGGTGAAATAG
- a CDS encoding amino acid/amide ABC transporter membrane protein 1, HAAT family produces the protein MGLDWGQLPQQLVNGVQLGAVYALIALGYTMVYGVLRLINFAHGDIYMVGAYLSYYTSMVWLDRTAYNPYFLLILMLVVAMAGCALLGVTIERLAYRPLRNAPRISVLITAVGVSLFIEYSGRLVFQTSPQPSIVEEVNVLAKSFTLFGISLQQSQVAVLAVTATLMLLLWQFVTRTSMGRAMRAVAHDFSTAALMGVNVDRVVVVTFVIGSSLAGAGGMMSATSFGTPLHTFWGLIPGVKAFVAAVLGGIGNIPGAVVGGLIMGLAEVLVVWAGYAGYRDAVAFVILIGILLFRPGGLFGSTSDKV, from the coding sequence ATGGGGCTCGATTGGGGTCAACTTCCCCAGCAGCTCGTCAACGGAGTGCAGCTGGGGGCGGTATACGCGCTTATCGCCCTCGGCTACACGATGGTGTACGGCGTTCTGCGCCTGATCAACTTCGCCCACGGCGACATCTACATGGTCGGCGCTTACCTTTCCTACTACACGTCCATGGTGTGGCTGGATCGGACGGCCTATAACCCCTATTTTCTGTTGATCCTGATGCTGGTCGTGGCGATGGCTGGCTGCGCCTTGCTTGGCGTGACCATCGAGCGACTCGCCTATCGGCCCCTCCGAAACGCGCCCCGAATCTCGGTCTTGATCACAGCCGTCGGCGTCTCGCTGTTCATCGAGTATTCGGGCAGGCTCGTGTTTCAAACCTCTCCGCAGCCCTCCATCGTCGAAGAGGTGAACGTTCTTGCCAAGTCCTTCACGCTGTTCGGCATTTCTCTCCAGCAGAGTCAGGTCGCGGTTCTGGCAGTCACTGCGACGCTGATGCTGCTGCTCTGGCAGTTCGTGACCCGAACGTCGATGGGTCGCGCCATGCGAGCGGTCGCCCACGACTTCAGCACTGCGGCCCTCATGGGCGTCAATGTCGACCGCGTGGTCGTCGTGACGTTTGTGATCGGATCTAGCCTTGCCGGGGCGGGCGGAATGATGAGCGCCACCAGTTTCGGCACTCCGCTTCACACCTTTTGGGGGCTGATTCCCGGCGTCAAGGCGTTTGTCGCCGCCGTCCTTGGAGGCATTGGCAACATCCCCGGCGCGGTGGTGGGCGGCTTGATTATGGGGCTTGCCGAAGTGCTCGTGGTTTGGGCCGGTTATGCCGGTTATCGCGATGCTGTGGCCTTTGTGATCCTCATCGGCATTCTGCTGTTCCGGCCCGGCGGCCTCTTTGGGAGCACTTCAGACAAGGTGTAG
- a CDS encoding ABC-type branched-chain amino acid transport system, ATPase component, producing MATTPAIINSIVSPNPYRPVPFWTARLASVAALVAFLYAFHTFVTPKMGIYDVRLLVLALLFSTLAVSLNLINGITGQFSIGHAAFYLIGAITSGKVTVLFMERSGIPQVPWMVLMLVVGAVAAAIAGLLVGLPSLRLRGDYLAVATLGFGEIVNVMLRNQDGGGTSFTLTFVVGLVLLVAALVGYVWVVRKALPAREGLVGRLLFLVKLAGGGLVCWLVTLLMQSSLSSRLDTVGRLDLGGAYGLQNIPKTTELWMIFLLLIGTLAVSRNLLKHAHGLGFLAVREDELAADATGVNTTRIKVTAFVIGAAIAGMAGALFAHYNGSVAPDDFKMDTSFILVAMVVIGGTGSITGSALAGISLKMLEEGLRKLTNIPAIVLIALVISAALVFIGYQQSSKRKLLRIDGKIRTLLTVLGLAGCAGLLYLGNLFYHFNLSWVIKSGGFALMIAIFVGVLLTPARKTALPRFGLLGGSLALVVLLTPWIAKGLHQISPLEKLIGETTYTPSDLRWAVFSIALVFVMILRPQGTMGHHEFSWAFVRSLLFGQGREKGS from the coding sequence ATGGCAACGACCCCCGCCATTATCAACTCCATCGTGTCGCCGAACCCCTATCGGCCCGTGCCCTTCTGGACGGCCCGACTGGCCAGCGTCGCCGCGCTCGTCGCCTTCCTATATGCCTTCCATACGTTCGTCACCCCCAAGATGGGGATTTATGACGTGCGGCTCTTGGTTCTCGCGCTCCTATTTTCGACTTTGGCGGTGAGCCTCAACCTCATCAACGGCATCACCGGGCAGTTCTCCATCGGCCACGCGGCGTTCTATCTCATTGGCGCGATCACCTCAGGCAAGGTCACCGTTCTCTTCATGGAGCGGTCGGGGATCCCCCAAGTCCCTTGGATGGTGTTGATGCTCGTCGTCGGCGCAGTTGCGGCTGCAATCGCCGGACTCCTGGTCGGTTTGCCCTCCTTGCGGCTGCGCGGGGATTACTTGGCGGTGGCGACTCTCGGCTTCGGTGAGATCGTCAACGTGATGCTGCGGAATCAGGACGGCGGAGGCACTTCTTTCACGCTGACTTTCGTGGTGGGCCTGGTGCTGCTCGTGGCTGCTCTTGTGGGCTATGTTTGGGTCGTGCGCAAGGCGCTCCCTGCCCGCGAAGGCCTAGTGGGAAGGCTGTTGTTTCTCGTGAAACTCGCTGGGGGCGGCTTGGTTTGCTGGCTCGTCACGCTCCTCATGCAGTCCTCGCTTTCGTCGCGGCTCGATACCGTTGGGCGGCTGGACCTCGGCGGAGCGTATGGGCTGCAGAACATCCCGAAGACCACCGAGCTTTGGATGATCTTCCTGCTCCTGATCGGGACCCTCGCGGTTTCGAGAAACCTGCTCAAGCACGCCCACGGACTCGGGTTCTTGGCGGTTCGCGAAGATGAGCTCGCCGCAGATGCGACCGGCGTCAACACGACGAGAATCAAGGTGACAGCGTTCGTGATCGGTGCGGCGATCGCGGGGATGGCAGGCGCGCTTTTCGCCCACTACAACGGCTCGGTCGCGCCCGACGACTTCAAGATGGACACGAGCTTCATCCTTGTGGCGATGGTCGTGATCGGCGGAACGGGCAGCATCACGGGGAGCGCGTTGGCGGGCATCTCGCTGAAGATGCTGGAGGAGGGCCTGCGCAAGCTCACCAACATCCCAGCGATCGTCCTCATTGCGCTTGTCATTTCGGCGGCCCTGGTGTTCATTGGATACCAGCAGTCGTCCAAGCGAAAGCTCCTGAGAATCGACGGCAAAATTCGCACTCTTCTCACCGTTTTGGGCCTCGCCGGATGCGCGGGGCTGCTGTATCTGGGAAATCTCTTTTATCACTTCAATCTCTCGTGGGTGATCAAGTCGGGTGGGTTCGCTCTGATGATCGCGATCTTCGTTGGGGTCTTGCTGACGCCTGCACGTAAGACGGCTCTTCCCAGGTTCGGTTTGCTTGGCGGCTCCCTTGCGCTCGTCGTGCTACTGACGCCTTGGATCGCCAAGGGTCTTCACCAAATCAGCCCGCTCGAAAAGCTGATCGGCGAAACGACGTACACGCCAAGCGACTTGCGTTGGGCCGTGTTTTCCATCGCGCTGGTTTTTGTGATGATCCTGAGGCCACAAGGAACGATGGGGCACCACGAGTTCAGCTGGGCGTTTGTACGCTCGCTCCTATTCGGGCAGGGGAGGGAGAAGGGATCGTGA
- a CDS encoding high-affinity branched-chain amino acid ABC transporter ATP-binding protein LivG, with protein MSLLSVDNLTIRFGGLVAVNNVSFAIEPGDLFGLIGPNGAGKTTVFNMVTGVYKPTSGSIQFRGASLCGLRPHQIARKGVCRTFQNIRLFGSLTALENVMVGAFLRHHCTLAEALACLPRATSETFALRQEALDLLELMNLSDVSGARAADLPYGKQRRLEIARAMATKPELILLDEPAAGMNPQESEDLLKTVRKLRDSFGKTVLLIEHDMRFVMNLCERIVVLDHGEEIAAGPPEAIRNNPKVIEAYLGEAV; from the coding sequence GTGAGCCTGCTGTCCGTTGACAACCTGACGATTCGCTTTGGGGGCCTCGTAGCCGTCAACAACGTCTCATTCGCCATCGAACCCGGCGACCTCTTCGGGCTGATCGGTCCGAACGGCGCAGGAAAGACGACGGTCTTCAACATGGTCACCGGGGTCTACAAGCCGACTTCCGGGTCGATTCAGTTTCGGGGGGCATCGCTGTGCGGACTGAGGCCCCACCAGATCGCGCGCAAGGGAGTGTGCCGCACCTTTCAGAACATCCGGCTGTTCGGTTCGCTGACGGCGCTAGAGAACGTCATGGTCGGGGCGTTCTTGCGGCACCACTGTACGCTGGCAGAGGCGCTCGCATGTCTGCCCCGGGCCACGAGCGAGACCTTCGCGCTGCGTCAGGAGGCGCTTGACCTTCTCGAACTGATGAACCTTTCCGACGTCAGTGGCGCGCGGGCGGCCGACCTTCCCTACGGCAAGCAGCGCAGGCTCGAAATCGCGCGAGCGATGGCGACGAAGCCCGAACTGATTCTGCTCGATGAGCCTGCCGCCGGAATGAACCCGCAGGAATCTGAGGACCTTTTGAAGACGGTTCGCAAGCTGCGCGACTCGTTCGGCAAAACGGTCCTGCTCATCGAACACGATATGCGCTTCGTGATGAACTTATGTGAACGGATCGTCGTGCTCGACCACGGCGAGGAGATTGCGGCCGGTCCGCCAGAAGCGATTCGCAACAATCCGAAGGTGATCGAGGCCTATCTCGGCGAGGCGGTCTAG
- a CDS encoding stress response protein NhaX, whose protein sequence is MVRIVAGIDDHHGNALSFLDRLRFASADVRLLYVIESLMPDKSFPDLGPNHPLSVLMAEIEQQSEAKLAAAAAMLAPTGYPVQTELRKGDSARCLIEFASSWPADIIAVGSAQKGQWGSLFFGSVTKALTAGAEQSILIAKSPPRDQAGVSAVLATDHSPYCDACIERFFSWEANGIRRMTVLTSLDRGTAPQQVGSAEASERLTGSLPDVKDHLRARNEELCLRFRSEGIECESVLVEDHPQSAIAQTMSDTEADLLLLGARGHGFWDRIRLGSVSHYQVVATPHNVLVIRV, encoded by the coding sequence ATGGTTCGGATCGTTGCTGGAATTGATGATCATCACGGAAACGCCCTTTCGTTCCTTGATCGACTTCGCTTTGCCTCCGCGGACGTGCGCCTGCTGTACGTGATCGAGTCCTTGATGCCGGACAAGTCATTTCCGGACTTGGGGCCAAACCATCCTCTGAGCGTGCTTATGGCTGAGATCGAGCAGCAAAGCGAAGCGAAGCTTGCGGCGGCCGCTGCAATGCTCGCCCCGACGGGATACCCGGTCCAAACGGAATTGCGGAAGGGTGATTCCGCGCGCTGCCTGATCGAATTCGCGTCTTCATGGCCCGCCGACATCATCGCGGTGGGTTCCGCTCAGAAAGGCCAATGGGGTTCGCTTTTCTTCGGGAGCGTGACCAAGGCTTTGACAGCCGGGGCCGAACAATCCATTTTGATCGCAAAGAGCCCCCCGCGCGACCAAGCGGGAGTTTCTGCCGTGCTAGCTACCGATCATTCGCCCTACTGCGACGCCTGCATCGAGAGGTTCTTTAGCTGGGAGGCGAATGGGATTCGCCGCATGACGGTCCTGACCAGCCTGGACCGCGGAACTGCTCCCCAGCAAGTAGGTTCGGCTGAGGCTTCGGAACGGCTCACTGGCTCCCTACCGGACGTTAAAGACCACCTTCGGGCTCGCAACGAGGAACTCTGCCTGCGATTTCGGTCGGAGGGCATCGAATGTGAGTCCGTTCTGGTGGAAGATCATCCTCAGAGCGCGATCGCCCAAACGATGTCGGATACTGAGGCCGACCTGTTGCTTTTGGGCGCTCGGGGCCACGGTTTCTGGGATCGGATCCGTCTGGGGAGCGTTTCGCATTATCAAGTCGTCGCCACACCGCATAACGTGCTGGTCATCCGCGTGTGA
- a CDS encoding ethanolamine utilization protein EutJ, with product MGLLVGCNPPSETNGGGNGGGPDGGSTSGRAMPGKEGNSYSSGDVKIGIIASLTGELQPWGEDSLRGAQLAVDEFNAAGGLDGKKVQLVIEDTASKPEVGKSAAIKLIGEDQVLGLLGEVSSGITIQAAAVAQEEGVPIVAIGATKVEVTQAGAAVFRACFTDNFQGAAIAKFAYDELGLRNVAVMTDKKQPYSVGLSDVFKQAFESFGGKIATEEFYESGGNFDFKAQLTNVKSANPDGLFCSGYFTEVGPIARQREQVGLNVPMIGGDGWDSSKLLDSGGAGIIGGYFLNHYHNSEDRAEVKEFVSKFKAKYNMEPATAMGALGYDAALVMLDALKRTKELNSRSLMESIAGTNEVRGVSGTISIGADGNAQKPALMLKVEKGGFLAYKQIPFFVFDPSAKAGAGTEAEGQSE from the coding sequence ATGGGACTGCTGGTTGGCTGTAACCCACCCAGCGAAACGAACGGCGGAGGCAACGGCGGTGGACCGGATGGCGGATCCACCTCAGGGCGCGCCATGCCGGGCAAAGAGGGGAACTCTTACTCGAGCGGCGACGTCAAGATCGGCATCATCGCCAGTCTTACCGGCGAGCTTCAGCCCTGGGGCGAAGACTCCCTGCGGGGCGCGCAGCTTGCCGTCGACGAGTTCAATGCGGCTGGCGGCCTGGACGGAAAGAAGGTCCAGCTCGTCATCGAAGACACCGCCTCGAAGCCTGAAGTCGGGAAGTCCGCAGCGATCAAGCTGATCGGCGAGGATCAGGTGCTGGGCTTGCTTGGCGAAGTGTCGAGCGGCATCACCATTCAGGCTGCTGCGGTCGCTCAAGAAGAGGGCGTCCCGATCGTCGCCATCGGTGCAACCAAGGTCGAAGTGACTCAAGCGGGAGCGGCGGTCTTCCGAGCCTGCTTCACGGATAACTTCCAAGGCGCGGCGATCGCGAAGTTCGCCTACGACGAATTGGGGCTTCGCAACGTCGCCGTCATGACCGACAAGAAGCAGCCTTATTCCGTGGGACTCTCCGACGTGTTCAAGCAAGCTTTTGAGTCCTTCGGCGGCAAGATTGCGACCGAAGAGTTCTATGAAAGCGGAGGCAACTTCGACTTTAAGGCACAGTTGACGAACGTGAAATCCGCGAATCCCGACGGGCTCTTCTGCTCCGGCTACTTCACCGAAGTCGGCCCTATCGCTCGGCAACGCGAGCAGGTCGGCCTCAACGTTCCCATGATCGGCGGAGACGGCTGGGACAGCTCGAAGCTGCTCGACTCCGGCGGCGCTGGGATCATCGGCGGGTACTTCCTGAACCACTATCACAATAGCGAGGACCGGGCGGAGGTCAAAGAGTTCGTCTCCAAGTTCAAGGCGAAATACAACATGGAGCCCGCCACTGCGATGGGCGCGCTCGGCTATGACGCCGCGCTCGTGATGCTCGACGCCCTCAAGCGAACGAAGGAACTCAATAGCCGCTCGTTGATGGAGTCGATTGCGGGAACCAACGAAGTCCGGGGTGTTTCGGGAACGATCTCCATTGGGGCTGACGGCAACGCACAGAAGCCCGCGCTGATGCTCAAGGTCGAAAAGGGCGGATTCCTTGCCTACAAGCAGATTCCGTTCTTCGTATTCGACCCGTCTGCGAAAGCGGGAGCGGGTACGGAAGCAGAAGGTCAGAGCGAGTAA
- a CDS encoding chorismate mutase / prephenate dehydrogenase, whose protein sequence is MSQSDFDSLRERIRLLDLELVARVAERVELARQMGELKRLQNLPTVDYAQETTVLSRARSAAQEHGLDPRVAEDLFAGLIAASVSAQEEDSLRVAAVGAGKTAVVVGGAGRMGRWMRRFLAAQGYTTRSLDTFDEPKEVALARECLHSAELIVCSTPPVATAKLYSEWSQKPPTGFVVDIASIKTPLIKPIRALQEAGGSVASIHPMFGPSTFLLRNADVVICDTGDAEAVLTVERLFQPTTARIVRLPLADHDRIMADLLSLAHATAIAFALALPESEHPVRSTTFQALRSLSAAVLRESPDVYYEIQAGNPDSLEAVERLRVALDRIVGAVRERDSAGFRRLFEEGQERAPVSPNP, encoded by the coding sequence ATGTCACAAAGCGACTTCGACAGCCTGCGCGAGCGCATCCGCCTGCTCGACCTGGAGCTCGTGGCGCGGGTCGCGGAGCGGGTCGAACTCGCCCGCCAGATGGGAGAACTCAAGCGCCTACAGAATCTCCCTACCGTCGATTACGCTCAGGAGACCACGGTGCTGAGCCGGGCGAGGTCGGCGGCCCAAGAACACGGACTCGACCCGCGCGTCGCTGAAGACCTCTTTGCGGGCCTCATCGCGGCCTCGGTTTCCGCGCAAGAGGAGGACAGTCTGCGCGTTGCGGCCGTCGGCGCAGGAAAGACCGCCGTGGTAGTCGGCGGAGCAGGCCGGATGGGCCGGTGGATGCGGCGGTTCCTGGCGGCCCAAGGCTATACGACCCGTTCGCTCGACACGTTCGACGAGCCCAAAGAGGTCGCTTTGGCTCGCGAGTGCCTTCATTCGGCAGAGTTGATCGTGTGCTCGACTCCCCCTGTCGCCACAGCGAAACTGTATTCGGAGTGGTCGCAGAAGCCCCCCACGGGGTTCGTGGTCGATATCGCCAGCATCAAGACTCCCCTCATCAAGCCGATCCGCGCTCTTCAGGAAGCGGGAGGCAGCGTAGCTTCGATCCACCCGATGTTCGGCCCGTCCACCTTCCTTCTTCGCAACGCCGACGTGGTCATCTGTGACACCGGCGATGCAGAGGCGGTGCTGACGGTCGAGCGGCTGTTCCAACCAACCACTGCGCGGATCGTTCGTTTGCCGCTTGCCGACCACGACCGCATCATGGCCGACCTCCTGAGCCTGGCGCACGCCACAGCGATCGCCTTCGCCCTCGCACTTCCCGAGTCTGAGCACCCTGTGCGGAGCACCACCTTCCAAGCCCTTAGGTCGCTCTCCGCCGCGGTCCTGCGCGAGAGTCCGGATGTCTATTACGAGATTCAGGCGGGAAATCCCGACTCCCTGGAGGCTGTAGAGCGTCTGCGCGTCGCGCTCGACCGCATCGTAGGGGCCGTCAGGGAGCGGGACTCAGCGGGATTTCGTCGCTTGTTTGAGGAAGGGCAGGAGCGCGCGCCCGTCTCGCCGAACCCCTAA
- a CDS encoding phosphoesterase: MTFVHCADLHLDSPFEGMLDEPEIAELLREATFRAWERVVETAQIENADFVLIAGDVYDSSDQSLRAQLKFLEGLERLHEGGIQVFVVHGNHDPLSTWKARLQFPPNTHRFTDQAVSRADVVREGEVLAHVFGYSFPTRDVTANVARSFRRESDEVFSIGLLHTNVGGNATHANYAPCSISDLVEVDLDYWALGHIHQPQLLRNTHPYIAYSGNTQGRHIREPGPRGCFVVGTDGLNISRHDFAETSTVRWLEETVSIAPFENLDGLLQAIEARSTEIRANADTRPTLVRWVLTGRGALHGVLKQGSTIADLRDNLIDFERSRVDFVWPESIQTESRPLVDLDALREQERFVGEFARCAEEVRKSGGEAIRAVLAAQPEYGKLSDAIEAMPDDDLLECLHQGVWSGLDRLEEREG, from the coding sequence ATGACCTTCGTTCATTGCGCCGACCTCCACCTGGATAGCCCCTTCGAGGGGATGCTCGACGAGCCTGAGATCGCCGAACTCTTGCGCGAGGCGACGTTCAGGGCGTGGGAGCGGGTCGTCGAGACCGCGCAGATAGAAAACGCCGACTTCGTGCTCATCGCGGGGGACGTGTATGACTCGAGCGATCAGAGTCTGAGAGCGCAACTCAAGTTCCTCGAGGGGCTTGAGAGGCTCCACGAGGGCGGGATTCAGGTCTTCGTCGTCCACGGCAACCACGACCCGCTTTCGACCTGGAAGGCAAGGCTTCAGTTCCCGCCCAACACGCACCGTTTCACGGATCAGGCCGTTTCGCGGGCCGACGTGGTGCGCGAAGGCGAGGTCCTGGCTCATGTATTCGGATATAGCTTCCCCACGCGGGACGTCACTGCCAACGTCGCTCGAAGCTTTCGCCGGGAGTCGGACGAGGTGTTTTCGATCGGCCTGCTCCATACGAACGTCGGGGGTAACGCAACCCACGCCAACTACGCGCCTTGCAGCATCTCCGATCTGGTTGAAGTGGACCTCGACTACTGGGCGCTGGGGCATATCCACCAGCCTCAGTTGCTCCGGAACACCCACCCGTACATCGCGTATTCAGGCAACACCCAAGGGCGGCACATTCGGGAGCCGGGGCCACGAGGGTGTTTTGTCGTGGGGACGGACGGCCTAAACATATCGCGGCACGACTTCGCAGAGACCTCGACCGTTCGCTGGCTGGAGGAAACGGTGAGCATCGCGCCCTTCGAGAACCTGGACGGGCTCCTCCAAGCGATCGAGGCGCGATCGACGGAGATTCGGGCCAACGCCGACACCCGCCCGACGCTTGTTCGGTGGGTTCTAACGGGAAGAGGCGCGCTGCACGGAGTCCTCAAACAGGGCTCGACGATCGCTGACCTCCGGGACAATCTGATCGACTTCGAACGTTCGCGTGTCGACTTCGTTTGGCCCGAATCCATCCAGACGGAGTCCCGTCCACTCGTCGACCTCGATGCCCTGCGAGAGCAAGAGCGTTTTGTGGGGGAATTCGCTCGCTGCGCCGAGGAAGTTCGTAAGTCGGGAGGCGAGGCGATCCGGGCGGTACTTGCCGCACAACCCGAATACGGCAAGCTCTCGGACGCGATCGAGGCGATGCCCGACGATGACCTCTTGGAGTGCTTGCACCAAGGGGTCTGGAGCGGACTGGACCGACTCGAGGAGCGAGAGGGCTGA